A DNA window from Synergistales bacterium contains the following coding sequences:
- a CDS encoding glycine/betaine ABC transporter substrate-binding protein: MALVLGCFAGVAAAEDKKLTVGGKFFTEQYVLGNMLALYLEDHGFDVDKNMGTGSSVTRKALVTGQTDIYAEYTGTAWLSYMKQEEVIKDPEKLWKKVKEKDLKENGIVWFAMAPLNNTFALVIPKDKTDTYGKTISSLAEYNNNHPGEVTFGMDQEFYERNDGFFAMADLYGMEIDKNKQVKLMSVGLSYESLERGQIDVGMAYATDGKILKFDLQVLKDDKNFFPPYNLGICVREETMERYPELKELLEPLTATLTDETMQKLNYQVDAEGKPAKMVADIYLKENGFID; this comes from the coding sequence ATGGCGCTCGTTCTCGGCTGTTTCGCCGGTGTTGCGGCGGCGGAGGACAAAAAGCTCACAGTAGGCGGGAAATTCTTCACCGAACAGTACGTGCTCGGCAATATGCTGGCTCTCTATCTCGAAGACCACGGCTTCGACGTGGACAAAAACATGGGCACCGGCAGCTCTGTCACCCGGAAAGCCCTTGTTACGGGACAGACCGACATCTACGCCGAGTACACCGGCACGGCCTGGCTGTCCTACATGAAGCAGGAAGAGGTCATCAAGGACCCGGAGAAGCTCTGGAAAAAGGTGAAGGAAAAGGACCTCAAGGAGAACGGCATCGTCTGGTTCGCCATGGCCCCGCTGAACAACACCTTCGCCCTGGTGATCCCCAAGGACAAAACAGACACCTACGGGAAGACCATCTCCAGCCTCGCCGAGTACAACAACAACCACCCCGGCGAAGTGACCTTCGGTATGGACCAGGAATTCTACGAGCGTAACGACGGGTTCTTCGCCATGGCCGACCTCTACGGCATGGAGATCGACAAGAACAAACAGGTGAAGCTCATGTCCGTGGGCCTCAGCTACGAGTCGCTGGAGCGCGGCCAGATCGACGTGGGCATGGCCTACGCCACCGACGGCAAGATCCTCAAGTTCGACCTGCAGGTGCTGAAGGACGACAAGAACTTCTTCCCGCCCTACAACCTGGGCATCTGTGTCCGTGAGGAGACCATGGAGAGGTATCCCGAGCTGAAGGAACTGCTGGAGCCCCTCACCGCGACGCTCACCGACGAGACCATGCAGAAGCTCAACTACCAGGTGGACGCCGAGGGCAAACCGGCCAAAATGGTGGCCGATATCTACCTCAAGGAGAACGGGTTTATCGACTAG
- a CDS encoding glycine/betaine ABC transporter substrate-binding protein, which produces MRKHPVVAVLLVAALVLGCFAGVAAADGKKKLAVGAKFYTEQYILGNMLALYLDHHGFDVNKNMGTGSSVTRKALATGQIDIYAEYTGTAWMSYMKQDEVINDPGKLYRAVKEKDLKDNGIVWFAKAPMNNTFALVIPKEKTDAYGKTISSLAEYNNNHPDELIFGMDQEFYERNDGFFEMADLYGMEVDKKQVKLMSVGLSYESLQRGQIDVGMAYSTDGKILKYNLQVLKDDRKFFPPYTLAICVREETMERYPELKELLSPLTETLTDETMQKLNYQVDAEGKPAEMVAQVYLGENGFID; this is translated from the coding sequence ATGCGAAAGCACCCTGTTGTAGCTGTACTTCTGGTAGCGGCACTTGTCCTCGGCTGTTTCGCCGGCGTGGCGGCGGCGGACGGGAAAAAGAAGTTGGCGGTTGGAGCGAAATTCTATACCGAGCAGTATATCCTGGGCAACATGCTGGCTCTCTATCTCGACCACCACGGCTTCGACGTGAACAAGAACATGGGCACCGGCAGCTCGGTCACCCGGAAAGCACTTGCTACGGGACAGATCGACATCTACGCCGAGTACACCGGCACCGCCTGGATGTCCTACATGAAGCAGGATGAGGTCATCAACGACCCCGGCAAGCTCTACAGGGCCGTCAAGGAGAAGGACCTCAAGGACAACGGCATCGTCTGGTTCGCCAAGGCCCCAATGAACAACACCTTCGCCCTGGTGATCCCCAAGGAGAAGACAGACGCCTACGGAAAGACCATCTCCAGCCTCGCCGAGTACAACAACAACCACCCCGACGAGCTGATCTTCGGGATGGACCAGGAGTTCTACGAGCGCAACGACGGGTTCTTCGAGATGGCCGACCTCTACGGCATGGAGGTCGACAAGAAACAGGTGAAGCTCATGTCCGTGGGCCTCAGCTACGAGTCGCTGCAACGAGGCCAGATCGACGTGGGCATGGCCTACTCCACCGACGGCAAGATCCTCAAGTACAACCTGCAGGTGCTGAAGGACGACAGGAAATTCTTCCCGCCCTACACCCTCGCCATCTGTGTCCGCGAGGAAACCATGGAGAGGTACCCCGAGCTGAAGGAACTGCTGTCCCCCCTCACCGAAACGCTCACCGACGAGACCATGCAGAAGCTCAACTACCAGGTGGACGCCGAGGGCAAACCGGCCGAGATGGTGGCCCAGGTCTACCTCGGGGAGAACGGGTTTATCGACTGA